From the genome of Gracilimonas sp., one region includes:
- the pdxA gene encoding 4-hydroxythreonine-4-phosphate dehydrogenase PdxA → MLTKKIPRIAISIGDFNGIGPEIILKSLSDIDLSTSTPIIISPEKIIEAVRSYLPEDLKINSTNDINEIVPKAINLLLISAEDLKITPGVQSAQSGRIAMQSIEKCIQLCLDNDSDAMVTAPISKEAVNLAGYNIPGHTEFLASKTATDSVLMMLVSGDLRVALVTTHTPVKDVAPAITEEVIRKKVELLSSSLIHDFGIKNPKIAVFGLNPHAGDGGVIGMEEIEIIRPALNKIGEERKDITLHGPFPADGFFGQQLHKHHDGILAMYHDQGLAPFKLLSFGKGVNFTAGLPIIRTSPDHGTAFDIAGKGVANPSSFKEAYKLAVELANKRISED, encoded by the coding sequence ATGTTGACGAAAAAAATTCCCCGAATAGCTATTTCTATTGGTGATTTCAACGGAATCGGACCCGAAATCATCCTTAAGTCTTTATCAGACATTGATCTAAGTACGTCTACTCCCATCATCATCTCCCCTGAAAAAATTATTGAGGCTGTTCGTTCTTATCTTCCTGAGGATCTTAAAATCAACAGCACTAATGACATCAATGAAATTGTCCCAAAAGCTATAAATCTGCTCTTAATTTCTGCAGAAGATTTAAAGATTACTCCCGGGGTACAATCTGCCCAAAGCGGGCGAATAGCAATGCAATCCATAGAGAAGTGTATTCAGCTTTGCCTGGATAATGATTCAGATGCTATGGTAACGGCCCCAATCTCTAAAGAGGCAGTAAATCTTGCCGGATATAATATTCCCGGGCATACTGAATTTCTGGCCTCTAAAACTGCTACTGATTCGGTATTGATGATGTTGGTAAGCGGAGATCTAAGGGTGGCCTTGGTCACGACCCACACACCTGTTAAGGATGTAGCACCTGCAATAACGGAAGAAGTGATTCGAAAGAAAGTTGAACTTCTATCCTCCAGTCTTATTCATGATTTTGGCATCAAGAACCCAAAGATTGCGGTTTTTGGGTTAAATCCGCATGCCGGAGATGGCGGGGTTATTGGTATGGAAGAAATTGAAATAATCCGCCCTGCTCTGAACAAGATAGGCGAGGAGCGGAAGGATATTACCCTTCATGGCCCCTTTCCTGCCGATGGTTTTTTTGGGCAACAGCTGCATAAACATCACGATGGAATTTTAGCGATGTATCATGATCAGGGATTGGCTCCATTCAAACTCCTTTCTTTTGGCAAAGGTGTGAATTTTACGGCTGGACTTCCTATCATCCGCACTTCTCCGGATCATGGCACTGCGTTTGACATAGCAGGTAAAGGTGTCGCGAATCCATCCTCCTTCAAAGAAGCTTATAAACTGGCGGTTGAACTTGCAAACAAACGAATTAGTGAAGACTGA
- the prmA gene encoding 50S ribosomal protein L11 methyltransferase, giving the protein MEYVELRISLKDDFHELLIAELFDLDFEGFEQDDDLLIATIPTQRFDDSKREEIEKLLMKFGGESSILSEKIIPDQNWNETWERTIQPQTIGQFYVHPTWSVSGTDIGDKIELMIDPKMAFGTGYHATTRVMLEWLPEVIKEGDKVLDAGTGTGILAIAALKLGAESAFGFDIDEWSETNAHENILLNEVEGFEVKLGSTEVIPDGEKYDVILANINRNALTELIPEFLKFLKEDGKLLLSGLLVEDEQTMLEQESLQSLTHVDTRKHQEWIAILFEV; this is encoded by the coding sequence ATGGAATACGTTGAGCTCAGGATTTCACTTAAAGATGATTTTCACGAACTGCTAATCGCCGAACTTTTTGACCTTGATTTTGAAGGCTTCGAGCAGGACGATGATTTACTCATTGCTACCATTCCCACACAGCGTTTTGACGATTCCAAACGGGAAGAAATTGAGAAGCTGCTGATGAAATTCGGGGGCGAGTCATCCATTCTAAGCGAAAAGATCATCCCCGATCAAAACTGGAACGAGACCTGGGAACGGACTATTCAACCCCAAACCATTGGCCAATTTTATGTGCATCCAACATGGTCGGTATCCGGGACTGACATCGGTGATAAAATAGAACTGATGATTGATCCCAAAATGGCGTTTGGAACCGGATATCACGCCACAACAAGGGTAATGCTTGAATGGCTGCCAGAGGTTATTAAAGAGGGTGATAAAGTACTCGATGCCGGGACGGGAACCGGAATTTTAGCTATTGCCGCACTAAAGCTTGGAGCGGAATCAGCTTTTGGTTTTGATATTGATGAGTGGAGCGAAACCAATGCTCACGAGAATATTTTGCTAAATGAAGTTGAAGGGTTTGAAGTTAAGCTTGGCTCAACAGAAGTAATTCCTGACGGCGAAAAATACGATGTGATTCTGGCCAATATTAACAGGAACGCCTTGACTGAGTTAATCCCCGAGTTTCTAAAGTTTTTGAAAGAAGACGGCAAGTTATTGCTATCCGGGCTGCTTGTAGAGGATGAGCAGACTATGCTGGAACAGGAATCACTCCAATCATTAACACATGTTGACACCCGGAAGCATCAAGAATGGATAGCCATATTGTTTGAAGTATGA
- a CDS encoding GWxTD domain-containing protein yields the protein MSKRLLTILLLLGFSTSLLAQRVNYRQLVMQSQTPTIFIEDIILPGEDGKTTLAFIFRFNNDFIPFKKIPLNNNLNAPTDAEFYSTIRLNTEVFEGKLNRRNDPSSNSASRDVWKDTLFTNNFEQTQSPTNYASGTLSAPLSPGHYNFILQLAMMQEINERNTRRREVYVPDLATKKTGEIILIKDRQDDNLELMNMERNVLFGKDFYALIRIPEYDNSASYSVKVDKAKTSRKDTTSINNIHSAKLASGDIFQNSTVRINKSGTPSLNIIQGDQPYTYALVSIPGSTFENAPYILKLTKDGQNEPVAESFFRSYWPEMPASLYNLDVAINNLKYIVSEKELKQIDSGNNREREKKFREFWESKDPTPKTVYNELMAEYYRRIDFAYKEFGSQENPMGHESDQGEVYIKFGPPNEKERRFPESGKTIEVWKYPNRTFVFEATSGFGDFMLVGTR from the coding sequence ATGAGTAAGCGACTTTTAACCATACTTTTGCTTTTAGGATTTTCAACATCTTTACTCGCACAACGTGTTAATTACCGCCAGTTGGTTATGCAATCGCAAACCCCAACTATTTTTATTGAAGATATCATCCTTCCCGGGGAAGATGGTAAAACAACTTTAGCCTTCATTTTCAGGTTCAATAACGACTTTATACCGTTCAAAAAAATTCCATTGAACAACAATTTAAATGCTCCCACCGATGCTGAATTCTATTCTACCATCAGACTCAATACAGAAGTTTTTGAAGGCAAATTAAATAGACGAAACGACCCTTCATCCAATTCTGCTTCCCGTGATGTTTGGAAAGACACTCTTTTCACTAATAATTTTGAGCAAACACAGTCCCCCACAAATTACGCTTCGGGAACTCTTTCTGCCCCACTTAGTCCCGGACACTATAACTTTATTCTGCAACTTGCTATGATGCAGGAAATTAATGAACGAAATACACGCCGCAGAGAAGTTTATGTTCCGGATTTAGCTACTAAGAAAACCGGAGAGATTATCCTGATAAAGGATAGACAGGATGACAATTTGGAACTCATGAATATGGAGCGGAATGTGCTTTTTGGAAAAGATTTCTATGCCTTAATCCGCATTCCTGAGTATGATAATTCAGCTTCATACTCTGTTAAGGTAGATAAAGCCAAGACTTCCAGAAAGGACACGACTTCCATCAACAATATTCATTCTGCAAAACTTGCATCAGGTGATATTTTTCAGAATTCTACAGTCCGAATTAACAAATCTGGTACTCCATCACTGAACATTATACAAGGAGATCAGCCGTACACCTACGCTCTGGTTTCAATACCAGGCAGCACATTTGAGAATGCACCCTACATTCTGAAACTTACAAAAGATGGGCAGAATGAACCTGTAGCTGAATCATTTTTCAGGTCGTACTGGCCCGAAATGCCTGCTAGCCTCTATAATCTGGATGTAGCCATCAATAACCTGAAGTATATTGTATCTGAGAAAGAGCTAAAGCAAATCGATAGTGGAAACAATCGAGAGCGCGAAAAGAAATTCAGGGAATTCTGGGAAAGCAAAGATCCCACCCCAAAAACTGTTTACAACGAGTTAATGGCCGAATATTACCGTCGCATCGATTTCGCTTACAAAGAATTTGGAAGCCAGGAAAATCCAATGGGGCATGAAAGTGATCAGGGTGAAGTGTATATAAAATTTGGCCCGCCCAATGAGAAAGAACGCCGATTCCCTGAAAGTGGAAAAACAATAGAAGTTTGGAAATACCCAAATCGAACGTTTGTATTTGAGGCCACATCAGGCTTTGGCGATTTTATGTTGGTTGGCACACGATAA
- the queG gene encoding tRNA epoxyqueuosine(34) reductase QueG, whose amino-acid sequence MLQQKKFTEQIRSHALKLGFDACGFAKAQHLPNEARRLEEWLNQNRNGSMDWMGNYFEKRVDPTLLVPGSKTVVSVLASYYHPSHKKQVGIKNEPLIAKYAHGRDYHKVLKKKLKKLFNFSKELLGGLEGRIFVDSAPVLDKVWAQRAGLGWIGKNSNLLNKDIGSFVFIGEMIIDAELSYDTPVTDHCGSCTRCLDACPTDAIYEPYRVDATKCISYLTIELKEEIDKQYQTKIENWVYGCDICQDVCPWNSKSITAQFEDLHPREYVTDRDMDFWLNLTPQEYDETFEGSAIRRAKFDKFKSNAEIVSKNIST is encoded by the coding sequence ATGCTTCAACAGAAGAAATTCACAGAACAGATTCGATCGCATGCTCTTAAATTAGGATTTGATGCCTGTGGATTTGCCAAAGCTCAACACCTTCCAAATGAAGCCCGCCGTTTAGAAGAGTGGCTTAATCAGAATCGAAATGGTTCTATGGACTGGATGGGTAACTACTTTGAAAAACGGGTTGATCCTACCCTTTTGGTTCCGGGCTCAAAAACTGTTGTTTCCGTTTTAGCCAGCTATTATCACCCTTCTCATAAAAAGCAGGTTGGTATTAAGAATGAGCCGCTGATAGCAAAGTATGCCCACGGGCGTGATTATCACAAAGTGCTCAAGAAGAAACTTAAAAAACTGTTCAACTTCAGTAAGGAGCTTTTGGGTGGACTGGAAGGTCGTATTTTTGTTGACTCTGCCCCGGTACTTGATAAAGTATGGGCTCAACGTGCCGGACTCGGCTGGATCGGAAAAAACTCAAACCTGCTAAATAAAGACATAGGTTCATTTGTGTTTATCGGGGAGATGATCATTGATGCAGAATTAAGCTATGATACTCCTGTAACCGACCATTGTGGCTCTTGCACCCGTTGCCTCGATGCTTGCCCTACCGATGCTATTTATGAGCCCTATCGCGTAGATGCAACAAAGTGTATTTCTTACCTCACCATCGAGCTAAAAGAAGAAATTGACAAGCAATATCAAACCAAGATCGAGAATTGGGTTTATGGCTGTGACATATGCCAGGATGTATGTCCATGGAACAGTAAGTCGATTACCGCTCAATTCGAAGATTTACACCCAAGAGAGTATGTCACAGATCGGGATATGGATTTCTGGTTGAATTTAACCCCTCAGGAATATGATGAAACATTCGAGGGAAGTGCGATACGCCGTGCCAAGTTTGATAAGTTTAAGTCGAATGCAGAAATCGTATCAAAAAATATTTCAACATAA
- a CDS encoding sigma-70 family RNA polymerase sigma factor — protein MSEENSEIKNNSPRENASASSLEDDKFVAEALAGREDSYKKLVDKYQKPLYFHIRKMIREVELVEDLVQEVFMKAFHNLSSYSNEYAFSTWLYRIATNHTIDYLRKKKLQTLSINEPYKTKDGEMEIQLPDESFSTDSPVIKKERKAIVQHAIENLPEKYKAVIEMRHMEEKSYQEIADVLDLPLGTVKAHIFRARELLYKALKDKRDKF, from the coding sequence ATGTCTGAAGAAAATTCCGAAATCAAAAATAACTCACCGCGCGAAAATGCGTCTGCAAGTAGTCTCGAAGATGACAAATTTGTGGCGGAGGCATTAGCTGGTAGAGAAGATTCCTACAAAAAATTAGTAGATAAATACCAAAAGCCGCTCTACTTCCATATTCGAAAAATGATCAGGGAAGTGGAACTAGTGGAAGATTTGGTTCAGGAAGTTTTCATGAAAGCATTCCACAATCTCTCTTCTTACAGCAACGAATATGCTTTTTCTACCTGGCTATATCGTATTGCAACTAATCACACCATCGATTATTTGAGGAAGAAAAAGCTCCAGACGCTTTCCATCAACGAGCCTTACAAAACCAAGGATGGTGAGATGGAGATACAGTTGCCGGACGAAAGCTTCTCTACCGATAGTCCGGTAATTAAGAAAGAAAGAAAAGCGATTGTTCAGCATGCAATTGAAAATCTTCCGGAGAAATATAAAGCCGTGATTGAGATGCGGCACATGGAAGAGAAATCTTATCAGGAAATTGCAGATGTACTCGATTTGCCTCTTGGAACGGTAAAAGCTCACATCTTCCGTGCAAGGGAATTGTTATATAAAGCCCTGAAAGACAAAAGAGATAAGTTTTAA
- the ftsE gene encoding cell division ATP-binding protein FtsE, translated as MSETAVIELKNVTLRYDHTRVLDDVNFKLHNGEFAYLIGPTGIGKSSFLKLLYRDVVPDTGTVRVTEYPVNKISEREVPMLRRRLGIVFQDFQLLQDRNVHDNVAFALQVTGEKPKFIKQRVLEVLTMVGLSHRRKHMPKDLSGGEQQRVVIARALANEPRILLADEPTGNLDPKATKDIMELLRSINNRGMAVLMVTHDYAVVKKYRARTVRMVNGKTQNLIWKGEKLVPEKS; from the coding sequence ATGTCAGAAACAGCAGTAATTGAACTTAAAAATGTAACACTGAGATATGATCATACCAGGGTTCTGGATGATGTTAACTTCAAACTCCATAACGGTGAATTTGCCTACCTGATAGGCCCTACCGGTATTGGAAAAAGCTCGTTCCTGAAGCTTTTATACCGTGATGTTGTACCTGATACCGGAACCGTTCGTGTAACCGAATACCCGGTTAATAAAATATCGGAACGGGAAGTCCCCATGCTCCGCCGACGCCTTGGAATTGTGTTTCAGGACTTTCAGCTGCTTCAGGATCGTAACGTGCACGATAACGTGGCTTTTGCCCTTCAGGTAACCGGAGAAAAACCCAAGTTTATTAAGCAGCGTGTACTTGAAGTACTCACCATGGTTGGGCTAAGTCACCGCAGAAAACATATGCCGAAGGACCTTTCCGGCGGAGAGCAACAACGGGTTGTAATTGCCCGGGCATTAGCTAACGAGCCCCGTATTTTACTTGCCGATGAGCCTACCGGTAACCTTGATCCTAAAGCAACCAAAGATATTATGGAACTGCTTAGAAGTATCAACAATCGTGGAATGGCTGTTTTAATGGTTACCCACGACTATGCCGTAGTCAAGAAGTATCGTGCACGAACAGTACGCATGGTAAATGGTAAAACTCAGAATTTAATCTGGAAAGGCGAAAAACTGGTTCCGGAAAAATCCTGA
- a CDS encoding carboxyl transferase domain-containing protein, whose product MSSESGSATKHWLHNIIEEFGEIEGQIKLGGGQKRIDKEHGKGKLTARERIEKLTDKDSRFYELGLWAGYEMYEEQGGCPSGGVITGIGEVSGRKCMIVANDATVKAGAWFPITAKKNLRAQEIAIENHIPLIYLVDSAGVFLPMQDEIFPDKDHFGRMFRNNAIISAKGIPQIAAIMGSCVAGGAYLPIMSDEALIVDGTGSVFLAGSYLVKAAIGEDVDNETLGGATTHTEISGVTDYKMEDDEECLSTIRDLVDKFGPFETAGFNRKKSKEPKRPASDVFDIIPESRTSPYDMNEVLDCIVDEDSFTEFKKGYGQTLITGFARIDGWSVGIVANQRTVKRTKKGEMQIGGVIYSDSADKAARFIMNCNQKKIPLIFLQDVTGFMIGKRSEHGGIIKDGAKMVNAMSNSTVPKVTIVVGNSYGAGNYAMCGRAYDPRFMYAWPTAKIAVMSGASASKTLMQIQVAAMKKKGKEVSEEEQEKIMKKISDRYDKQTDVRYAASRLWVDGIINPLETRDRISKAIECANLNPEIKDFKTGVLQT is encoded by the coding sequence ATGAGCAGTGAATCTGGAAGCGCTACCAAACATTGGTTACATAATATTATCGAAGAATTTGGAGAAATTGAAGGTCAAATAAAGCTTGGCGGCGGACAAAAGCGTATCGATAAGGAGCATGGTAAAGGAAAGCTGACTGCGCGCGAAAGAATCGAAAAACTGACCGATAAAGATTCCCGCTTCTATGAGTTAGGACTTTGGGCTGGCTATGAAATGTATGAAGAACAAGGCGGCTGTCCATCTGGTGGTGTGATAACCGGAATTGGGGAAGTAAGCGGTCGTAAGTGTATGATTGTGGCGAATGATGCGACTGTAAAAGCCGGCGCATGGTTTCCAATTACGGCAAAAAAGAATCTCAGGGCTCAGGAAATTGCTATCGAAAACCATATTCCGCTTATTTACTTAGTTGATTCTGCAGGAGTTTTTCTGCCCATGCAGGATGAAATATTCCCGGATAAAGATCACTTCGGGCGAATGTTTAGAAATAACGCAATCATCTCAGCAAAAGGAATCCCTCAAATTGCAGCCATCATGGGCAGTTGTGTGGCAGGCGGAGCTTATTTACCCATTATGAGTGATGAAGCCTTGATTGTAGATGGAACTGGGAGTGTGTTTCTTGCCGGAAGCTATCTTGTTAAAGCCGCCATTGGTGAAGACGTAGACAACGAGACTTTAGGAGGAGCTACCACTCACACCGAAATTTCTGGTGTTACTGATTATAAAATGGAAGATGATGAAGAATGCCTTTCCACAATTCGAGACTTGGTAGACAAGTTTGGGCCTTTTGAAACTGCAGGCTTTAATCGTAAAAAAAGCAAGGAGCCCAAGCGTCCTGCCAGCGATGTTTTTGATATCATCCCGGAATCAAGAACCAGTCCATATGATATGAATGAGGTGCTGGATTGCATCGTGGATGAAGACAGCTTCACGGAATTCAAAAAAGGATATGGACAAACGCTTATCACAGGATTTGCACGAATCGATGGCTGGAGTGTGGGAATTGTAGCCAACCAGCGGACGGTTAAAAGAACCAAGAAAGGTGAGATGCAGATTGGAGGGGTAATATATTCAGACAGTGCAGACAAGGCCGCCCGGTTTATAATGAACTGTAATCAGAAGAAGATCCCATTGATCTTTTTGCAGGATGTAACCGGATTTATGATTGGCAAAAGAAGCGAACATGGTGGCATTATCAAAGATGGTGCTAAAATGGTGAATGCTATGAGTAACAGCACAGTTCCGAAGGTTACTATTGTAGTTGGGAACAGTTACGGAGCCGGGAATTATGCTATGTGTGGACGAGCATACGATCCCCGTTTTATGTATGCCTGGCCAACGGCTAAGATTGCCGTAATGAGTGGAGCCTCGGCTTCGAAAACCTTAATGCAAATTCAGGTAGCTGCTATGAAGAAAAAGGGCAAGGAAGTGAGTGAAGAGGAGCAGGAAAAAATCATGAAGAAGATCAGTGATCGTTATGACAAGCAAACAGATGTTCGTTATGCTGCTTCAAGACTATGGGTAGATGGAATTATTAACCCGCTTGAAACGCGCGATCGGATTTCAAAAGCTATTGAATGCGCAAATCTCAATCCTGAAATAAAAGATTTTAAGACAGGTGTGCTCCAAACCTAG
- a CDS encoding M28 family peptidase, whose translation MLKWLPVALFIFFVSCSDSGKPDLQFSEKGREVPEFNADSAYHFVQQQVDFGPRVPNTEAHRQAEAYFVEKLKEYAGPNSVFVQEFTAEGYDEQLELGNVIAAFNLNAADRIMLSAHWDSRPRADMDSTRKDEGILGADDGGSGVAVLLELARLFSENPPPIGVDIVLFDGEDYGESGSLEKYFLGSRYWSNNPPVPGYRPRFGILLDMVGAKGAQFPKEVYSLSYAPNLVEEVWNIASEKGYDHYFLNEEGAAVSDDHVIVNEQARIPIINIINHSRTPRGNAEFAPYWHTHKDNMDIISRETLQAVGDVMAELIYNRL comes from the coding sequence ATGCTTAAATGGCTTCCAGTTGCTCTGTTCATTTTTTTTGTGAGTTGTTCTGATTCCGGAAAACCCGATCTTCAGTTTTCTGAAAAGGGCAGGGAAGTTCCCGAATTCAATGCAGATTCAGCCTATCATTTTGTACAGCAGCAGGTCGACTTTGGACCACGCGTTCCCAACACAGAAGCTCACCGGCAAGCAGAAGCCTATTTTGTAGAAAAGCTAAAGGAATATGCTGGTCCTAATTCAGTTTTTGTCCAGGAATTTACTGCAGAAGGATATGATGAGCAGCTGGAGCTTGGAAATGTAATCGCGGCGTTCAATTTAAATGCAGCAGACCGAATTATGCTAAGTGCGCATTGGGACAGTCGGCCTCGTGCTGATATGGATTCAACCCGGAAAGATGAAGGTATTTTAGGAGCCGATGATGGTGGAAGCGGTGTGGCTGTTCTTTTGGAGCTCGCTCGTTTGTTTAGTGAAAATCCACCTCCAATAGGAGTAGATATAGTGCTTTTTGATGGTGAGGACTATGGGGAATCCGGCAGTCTGGAGAAATATTTTCTTGGATCAAGATATTGGTCTAATAATCCACCCGTTCCGGGATATCGCCCGCGTTTTGGTATTTTGCTGGATATGGTTGGAGCCAAGGGTGCTCAGTTTCCTAAAGAGGTTTATTCGCTCAGTTATGCTCCTAATCTGGTGGAAGAAGTGTGGAATATCGCGAGCGAAAAAGGGTATGATCATTATTTTTTGAATGAAGAAGGCGCCGCTGTATCCGATGATCATGTGATTGTGAATGAACAAGCCCGAATTCCTATTATCAATATCATCAATCATAGCCGGACTCCTCGGGGTAATGCTGAATTCGCCCCTTACTGGCATACGCATAAGGATAATATGGACATTATCAGCAGGGAAACTCTTCAGGCTGTGGGTGATGTGATGGCCGAACTCATTTATAACCGATTATAA
- a CDS encoding class I SAM-dependent methyltransferase: MKTEKAEIYSVLAELYDTLMKDVDYEMWADFIDEVIQTHHPDPIDVLELACGTGAISLNLSRLDEYELTATDQSAAMVEKARQKAAEQEADIQFHTMDFTDINSKESFDIIFSVFDSVNYLHSKTEIQQMLDGCWNILNPGGLLIFDFSTPQNSLEAVDYLNNEEGSFGNYRYFRESRYEPGENFHFNEFEIDRMADDGKTVLESYHEIHKQRIYSLKEMLSILEQTSYHQVAKYEGFDLVDADEKSTRVTMVLRCQKQQ, encoded by the coding sequence GTGAAGACTGAAAAAGCCGAAATTTATTCTGTATTGGCCGAACTCTACGATACCCTTATGAAGGATGTAGATTATGAAATGTGGGCTGATTTTATTGATGAGGTAATTCAAACCCACCATCCTGACCCTATTGATGTGCTGGAACTGGCCTGTGGCACAGGTGCCATCTCTTTGAACCTTTCACGTCTTGATGAATATGAGCTAACCGCTACCGATCAATCGGCTGCTATGGTTGAAAAAGCACGTCAAAAAGCCGCTGAGCAAGAAGCAGACATTCAATTCCACACCATGGATTTCACTGATATCAATAGTAAAGAAAGCTTTGATATTATCTTTTCCGTTTTTGATAGTGTGAATTACCTGCACTCTAAAACAGAAATTCAACAAATGCTTGATGGATGTTGGAATATACTAAACCCTGGTGGCTTACTGATTTTTGATTTTTCCACCCCTCAAAATTCCCTGGAAGCTGTAGACTATCTTAACAACGAAGAAGGCAGCTTTGGCAATTATCGTTACTTTCGGGAGAGCCGGTATGAACCCGGAGAAAACTTTCACTTTAATGAGTTTGAAATAGACAGAATGGCAGATGACGGTAAAACCGTTCTGGAAAGCTATCACGAAATCCATAAGCAGCGAATTTATTCGCTAAAGGAAATGCTATCAATTTTGGAACAAACCTCCTATCATCAGGTAGCCAAGTATGAGGGTTTTGACCTGGTGGATGCAGACGAAAAAAGCACACGCGTAACGATGGTACTTCGATGTCAGAAACAGCAGTAA
- a CDS encoding Ppx/GppA phosphatase family protein codes for MKAAIDIGTNTVLLLVAEYENGVIKNIHEEHRVPRLGKGVDADKNINDAATERVIDALSAYRTILDTDFPKVDKVIVTATSAVRDANNRDVFISRVKDETGFDIRLLSGKEEAECTAAGALSVLEKIEGEETLILDIGGGSTEVAQIKEGKLVDGHSFDMGSVRFTERFLKGNPPSGEEIETCRKEIEKLYTGRPFKSGREVKAIGVAGTVTTLAAMALELTNYEPGKLNGYSLRFEEVQKYIQEFSENDYEDMLTRHPVYLKGREDIFMGGMLILEGFMKQYDLDSILVSTGGIRHGAIITL; via the coding sequence ATGAAAGCAGCGATAGATATAGGTACAAATACAGTTTTATTATTGGTAGCTGAATATGAAAATGGCGTCATTAAGAATATACATGAAGAGCACCGCGTGCCCAGGTTGGGAAAGGGTGTAGATGCAGACAAGAACATCAATGATGCAGCTACAGAAAGAGTAATTGATGCACTTAGTGCCTATCGCACAATTCTGGATACAGATTTTCCCAAAGTGGATAAAGTTATCGTAACAGCCACCAGCGCGGTTCGTGATGCCAATAACCGTGATGTATTCATTTCCAGGGTAAAAGATGAAACTGGTTTTGATATTCGCTTGCTTTCAGGAAAAGAAGAAGCGGAGTGTACGGCAGCCGGAGCATTGTCGGTTTTGGAAAAAATTGAAGGCGAAGAAACACTCATTTTGGATATAGGTGGTGGAAGTACAGAAGTTGCTCAGATAAAAGAGGGCAAGCTTGTTGATGGACATTCTTTTGATATGGGTTCTGTACGATTTACCGAGCGTTTTCTGAAAGGCAATCCTCCCTCAGGCGAGGAAATTGAAACATGCAGAAAAGAAATCGAAAAGCTATATACAGGCAGACCTTTTAAATCAGGCAGGGAAGTGAAAGCAATAGGAGTAGCCGGAACGGTAACCACATTGGCGGCTATGGCTCTGGAGCTTACCAATTATGAACCTGGAAAGTTAAATGGATATTCACTCCGCTTTGAAGAAGTACAGAAATACATACAGGAATTTTCAGAGAACGACTATGAAGATATGCTTACCCGGCACCCGGTATATTTGAAAGGAAGAGAAGATATTTTTATGGGAGGGATGCTGATTCTGGAAGGATTCATGAAGCAATACGACCTGGATTCAATATTGGTATCTACGGGCGGAATCCGTCATGGGGCAATAATCACGCTATAA
- a CDS encoding SDR family NAD(P)-dependent oxidoreductase yields MNRLKGKTAIVTGATAGIGYKTAELLAEQGVHLVITGRRSDRLQEIKKELESAFGVEVQTAAFDVRDADACHSFVDSLSVTIDILVNNAGLAKGTDPVFDADFDDWNTMIDTNVKGLLYLSRLIIPGMKERNSGHIINLGSTAGHESYAGGVVYTATKHAVKAITESTKKDLHGTDVRVSMVSPGLVETEFSEVRFDGDKEKAADVYKGMKPLVAQDIAEIIVFVANRPAHVNIMDTVIYPTAQSSATMVHRNA; encoded by the coding sequence ATGAACAGGCTGAAAGGTAAAACAGCAATCGTAACCGGAGCTACTGCTGGTATTGGTTATAAGACGGCAGAGCTTTTAGCTGAACAGGGAGTACATCTGGTAATAACAGGTCGCAGATCAGATCGACTTCAGGAAATCAAGAAGGAGCTGGAATCAGCTTTTGGTGTTGAAGTCCAAACTGCTGCCTTTGACGTTCGTGATGCCGATGCTTGCCACTCTTTTGTAGATTCGCTATCGGTTACAATAGATATTCTGGTCAACAATGCAGGTCTTGCTAAAGGAACAGATCCCGTTTTCGATGCCGACTTTGATGATTGGAATACCATGATTGACACAAATGTGAAAGGCCTGTTATACCTCTCCCGGCTGATTATTCCCGGAATGAAAGAACGGAATTCAGGACATATCATTAATTTAGGTTCTACGGCAGGGCATGAATCTTATGCCGGTGGAGTAGTTTATACGGCTACCAAGCATGCTGTGAAGGCAATCACCGAATCAACCAAAAAGGATCTGCACGGCACTGACGTCAGGGTTAGTATGGTATCACCCGGACTGGTGGAAACAGAGTTTAGTGAAGTCCGTTTTGATGGAGATAAGGAAAAGGCGGCAGATGTTTATAAAGGAATGAAACCCCTGGTTGCTCAGGATATTGCTGAAATCATCGTTTTTGTTGCTAACCGTCCGGCTCATGTTAATATCATGGATACAGTAATTTATCCTACCGCTCAATCTTCAGCTACTATGGTACACCGAAATGCTTAA